In one Halorubrum sp. CBA1229 genomic region, the following are encoded:
- a CDS encoding aminotransferase class I/II-fold pyridoxal phosphate-dependent enzyme — protein sequence MRLSDRASDLPESGIRKFFELAEARDDVISLGVGEPDFSAPWAARTAAIDSLERGKTSYTSNRGMAALRERIAAHHERYDQSYDPEEEALVTTGASEAVDLAFRALVDPGDTVAVHEPTYISYGPGIELAGGEQLTVPTRAADDFALTREALEASGAADADLLVLCYPNNPTGATMTDEELAEVAAFCRENDLRVVADEIYSALTYGADHASIATQPGMRERTVVVNGFSKAYAMTGLRLGYALGPTDAIDAMNRIHQYTMLSAPTTPQYAAIEALDRCDDEVAEMVDEYNRRRRLVVSRFNEMGLDTFEPGGAFYAFPDCGGDDEAFAEDLLEAQGVAVVPGSVFGAGGEGHLRVSYATSMRELKEATDRIATFVENR from the coding sequence ATGAGGCTCTCGGACCGCGCCAGCGACCTCCCGGAGTCGGGGATCCGGAAGTTCTTCGAACTCGCGGAGGCGCGCGACGACGTGATCTCGCTGGGCGTCGGCGAGCCCGACTTCTCGGCTCCGTGGGCGGCCCGCACCGCCGCGATCGACTCGCTCGAGCGCGGGAAGACCTCCTACACGTCGAACCGCGGGATGGCGGCGCTCCGCGAACGGATCGCCGCCCACCACGAGCGCTACGACCAGTCGTACGACCCGGAAGAGGAGGCGCTCGTCACGACCGGTGCGAGCGAGGCGGTCGATCTGGCGTTCCGCGCGCTCGTTGACCCCGGCGACACGGTCGCCGTCCACGAGCCGACGTACATCTCGTACGGGCCGGGGATCGAGCTGGCCGGCGGCGAACAGCTCACGGTGCCGACCCGCGCCGCGGACGACTTCGCGCTCACGCGGGAGGCCCTGGAGGCGTCGGGCGCCGCCGACGCCGACCTCCTCGTCCTCTGCTACCCGAACAACCCGACTGGCGCGACGATGACCGACGAGGAGCTCGCCGAGGTCGCGGCCTTCTGCCGCGAGAACGACCTCCGGGTGGTCGCCGACGAGATCTACTCCGCGCTCACCTACGGCGCCGATCACGCCTCCATCGCCACGCAGCCGGGGATGCGCGAGCGCACCGTCGTCGTCAACGGCTTCTCGAAGGCGTACGCCATGACCGGGCTCCGGCTGGGGTACGCGCTAGGCCCGACCGACGCGATCGACGCGATGAACCGGATCCACCAGTACACGATGCTGTCGGCGCCGACGACGCCGCAGTACGCCGCCATCGAGGCGCTCGACCGCTGCGACGACGAAGTCGCGGAGATGGTCGACGAGTACAACCGCCGCCGGCGGCTCGTCGTCTCCCGGTTCAACGAGATGGGGCTCGACACGTTCGAGCCCGGCGGCGCGTTCTACGCGTTCCCCGACTGCGGCGGCGACGACGAGGCGTTCGCCGAGGACCTGCTGGAGGCGCAGGGCGTCGCGGTCGTCCCCGGCTCCGTCTTCGGCGCGGGCGGCGAGGGCCACCTCCGCGTCTCGTACGCGACTTCGATGCGAGAGCTGAAAGAGGCGACCGACCGGATCGCGACGTTCGTCGAGAACCGCTGA
- a CDS encoding adenylosuccinate synthase: protein MTLTIVGSQLGDEGKGALVDRWGGDADVVVRYQGGDNAGHTVVEGGAEYKLSLVPSGAVRGTVGVLGNGCVVNPRTLFTEIDDLRDRGLDPDVRVARRAHVIMPYHRVLDGIEEEIKADDDAGDEVGTTGRGIGPTYEDKAGRRGVRIADLLDPDVLREKLEYAVPQKRALVEDVYGLDLDDDRAEAFDVDALHEEFAAIGERLADEGMTVNCSDYLYRRREAGDRILFEGAQGTHIDVDHGNYPFVTSSNPTAGGAAVGSGVGVTTVGDGEVVGIVKAYLSRVGEGPMPTELDGDADEEALADDIREKGGEFGTVTGRPRRIGWLDLPMLRHAARVSGFTGVAVNHVDVLAGLDELKVCTGYELDGEEIDTVPTTTDRWERCEPVYESLDTWEEFDSAAVAEGGYDALPEPAREYLELVADEIDTPVYAVGVGPDREETVELVNPFDE, encoded by the coding sequence ATGACACTCACCATCGTCGGCTCCCAGCTGGGTGACGAGGGCAAGGGCGCGCTCGTCGACCGGTGGGGAGGGGACGCGGACGTCGTAGTCCGTTATCAGGGCGGCGACAACGCCGGCCACACCGTCGTCGAGGGGGGCGCGGAGTACAAGCTCTCGCTGGTACCGAGCGGCGCCGTCCGGGGCACGGTCGGCGTCTTGGGCAACGGCTGCGTCGTCAACCCGCGCACGCTGTTCACCGAGATCGACGACCTGCGCGATCGCGGGCTCGACCCCGACGTGCGGGTCGCCCGGCGCGCGCATGTCATCATGCCGTACCACCGCGTGCTGGACGGGATCGAAGAGGAAATCAAGGCGGACGACGACGCCGGCGACGAGGTCGGCACGACCGGCCGCGGCATCGGCCCGACGTACGAGGACAAGGCCGGGCGGCGAGGGGTTCGGATCGCCGACCTGCTCGACCCCGACGTGCTCCGCGAGAAGCTGGAGTACGCCGTCCCGCAGAAGCGCGCGCTCGTCGAGGACGTGTACGGGCTCGACCTCGATGACGACCGCGCCGAGGCGTTCGACGTCGACGCGCTCCACGAGGAGTTCGCCGCGATCGGCGAGCGCCTCGCTGACGAGGGGATGACCGTCAACTGCAGCGACTACCTCTACCGCCGCCGCGAGGCGGGCGACCGGATCCTGTTCGAGGGCGCACAGGGGACCCACATCGACGTCGACCACGGGAACTACCCGTTCGTCACGTCCTCGAATCCGACCGCCGGCGGCGCGGCGGTCGGTTCAGGAGTGGGCGTCACGACCGTCGGCGACGGCGAGGTCGTCGGCATCGTGAAGGCGTACCTCTCGCGGGTCGGCGAGGGACCGATGCCGACCGAGCTCGACGGCGACGCCGACGAGGAGGCGCTCGCCGACGACATCCGCGAGAAGGGCGGCGAGTTCGGTACCGTGACGGGTCGCCCGCGCCGGATCGGGTGGCTCGACCTCCCGATGCTCCGCCACGCCGCGCGCGTCTCCGGCTTCACGGGCGTCGCGGTCAACCACGTCGACGTGCTCGCCGGGCTCGACGAGCTGAAGGTGTGTACCGGCTACGAGCTCGATGGTGAAGAGATCGACACCGTCCCCACCACGACCGACCGATGGGAGCGGTGCGAACCGGTGTACGAGTCGCTCGACACCTGGGAGGAGTTCGACTCGGCCGCGGTCGCCGAGGGCGGCTACGACGCGCTCCCCGAGCCGGCGCGCGAGTACCTGGAGCTCGTCGCCGACGAGATCGACACGCCCGTCTACGCGGTCGGCGTCGGTCCCGACCGCGAGGAGACGGTCGAACTCGTGAACCCGTTCGACGAGTAG
- a CDS encoding Lrp/AsnC family transcriptional regulator — protein MDAEREVLDVLARNAREDIDDIAAQTGLDAEAVADAIDALEADNVVHGYQAVVDWDRVDEGKIRAVVEINVELDRETGYEQVADRIAKFPAVDALHLVSGDYDFAVEVLGETMQDVSRFISEQVAPMPEVTQTVTHYIMETYKDGGIRFEDGDDDDRLSVSP, from the coding sequence ATGGACGCCGAGCGCGAGGTACTCGACGTGTTGGCGCGGAACGCCCGCGAGGACATCGACGACATCGCGGCCCAGACGGGCCTCGACGCGGAGGCGGTAGCGGACGCGATCGACGCGCTGGAGGCGGACAACGTGGTCCACGGCTACCAGGCGGTCGTCGACTGGGACCGCGTCGACGAGGGGAAGATCCGGGCGGTCGTCGAGATCAACGTCGAGCTCGACCGCGAGACCGGCTACGAGCAGGTCGCCGACCGGATCGCGAAGTTCCCCGCGGTCGACGCCCTCCACCTCGTCTCCGGGGACTACGACTTCGCCGTCGAGGTGCTCGGCGAGACGATGCAGGACGTCTCGCGGTTCATCTCCGAGCAGGTCGCGCCCATGCCGGAGGTCACCCAGACGGTGACCCACTACATCATGGAGACCTACAAGGACGGCGGGATTCGGTTCGAGGACGGCGACGACGACGACCGCCTCTCCGTGTCGCCATGA
- a CDS encoding aldo/keto reductase: MTSDTTDRSDTFDIGGELTVNRLGFGAMRITGEDIIGRPDDEDEAKAVLQRAVELGVDFVDTADSYGPGVSERLIGEALGDPDDVVVASKAGLLRNREGDWLPHGDPDFLKNQVLCSLDRLGTDTIDLYQYHRPDPDTDFEASVHAFAEMKDAGQIAHVGLSNVTVEQLETATEIVDVATVQNRYNVGHRDDEDVLRACERSGVGFIPWGPMYTVDEEGVAEALGEVAGRRDATPRQVALAWLLEHSDVTLPIPGTSSVEHLESNVAAAELSLTDEDVRALNDVDPQA; this comes from the coding sequence ATGACTTCAGACACTACCGACCGGAGCGACACGTTCGACATCGGCGGCGAGCTGACCGTCAACCGCCTCGGTTTCGGCGCGATGCGGATCACCGGCGAGGACATCATCGGCCGACCCGACGACGAGGACGAGGCCAAGGCTGTGCTCCAGCGCGCCGTCGAGCTCGGCGTCGACTTCGTCGACACCGCCGACTCCTACGGGCCGGGCGTCTCGGAGCGGCTGATCGGCGAAGCGCTCGGCGACCCCGACGACGTGGTCGTCGCCTCGAAGGCCGGACTGCTCCGCAACCGCGAGGGCGACTGGCTCCCCCACGGCGACCCGGACTTCCTGAAAAACCAGGTGCTGTGTAGCCTCGACCGGCTCGGCACCGACACCATCGACCTCTATCAGTACCATCGTCCTGACCCCGACACCGACTTCGAGGCGTCCGTCCACGCGTTCGCGGAGATGAAAGACGCCGGCCAGATCGCCCACGTCGGGCTCTCGAACGTCACCGTCGAACAGCTGGAGACCGCGACGGAGATCGTCGACGTCGCCACCGTCCAGAACCGGTACAACGTCGGCCATCGCGACGACGAGGACGTCTTGCGGGCCTGCGAGCGCAGCGGCGTCGGCTTCATCCCGTGGGGGCCGATGTACACGGTCGACGAGGAGGGCGTCGCGGAGGCGCTCGGCGAGGTGGCCGGCCGTCGCGACGCGACGCCGCGGCAGGTCGCGCTCGCGTGGCTCTTAGAGCACTCCGACGTGACGCTCCCGATCCCGGGCACGTCGAGCGTCGAGCACCTCGAATCGAACGTCGCCGCCGCGGAGCTGTCGCTGACGGACGAGGACGTGCGCGCGTTGAACGACGTCGACCCGCAGGCGTAG